A genome region from Nocardia sp. NBC_01730 includes the following:
- a CDS encoding esterase-like activity of phytase family protein, with protein MAVLCVGVLAAGCSSADRATDFTVAKDQPLVISLDDLLANTGGSAAVATADPAHGTLSRRTDGALVYTPDAGYTGADSIEVTTTDAVRLYTTDIPPIGELGGTTVQGSGFGSAWTPVPGSTDEFYGLTDRGPNVDGPGKNEKIAPTPTFVPKIGRFQLVGNRAVLRSVIELHTAAGVPFNGQVDVSASTGETIKDLAGNVLPPTDHGLDPEGLVALPDGTFWVSDEYGPFLVHFDAKGVELERLVPGRGLPKELSLRTPNQGMEGLTVTPDGAALVGLMQSGLNTPGLAGSARDVPVTRIVAVDLRTKAVKEFLLPLENPKSTKVADSEITALSATTFLVDERDGNPAPKADKKLWTVDISAATDIGPDSEVDGAQYGRERGLQVDGKPVETLVGTVPTAEGVAALSKAGITPAVKSAHVDLGVLVRTLNPDGTFFGHDKIEGVATSDGGKTLYIADDSDFGLAASTGEQPPFGLKPKTLPGGVQDTGEILFVDTAKLPARTERHTVRLKVG; from the coding sequence GTGGCCGTCCTGTGCGTCGGCGTGCTCGCCGCGGGCTGTTCGTCCGCGGACCGGGCCACCGACTTCACCGTGGCGAAGGACCAGCCGCTGGTGATCTCCCTGGACGACCTGCTGGCGAACACCGGAGGGAGCGCGGCGGTCGCGACGGCCGACCCAGCGCACGGCACGCTGAGCCGCCGTACCGACGGCGCGCTGGTCTACACGCCGGACGCGGGCTACACAGGTGCGGACAGCATCGAGGTGACCACTACCGACGCGGTGCGGTTGTACACCACCGACATTCCGCCCATCGGCGAGCTCGGCGGAACCACGGTGCAGGGCAGCGGTTTCGGGTCGGCATGGACGCCGGTGCCAGGCAGCACGGACGAGTTCTACGGGCTCACCGATCGCGGTCCGAACGTGGACGGGCCGGGCAAGAACGAGAAGATCGCACCGACACCGACTTTCGTGCCGAAGATCGGCCGTTTCCAGCTGGTCGGCAACCGTGCCGTGCTTCGCTCGGTCATCGAGTTGCATACCGCCGCAGGCGTTCCGTTCAACGGGCAGGTGGACGTCTCCGCGAGCACCGGCGAGACCATCAAAGATCTGGCCGGAAACGTGTTGCCCCCCACCGACCACGGTCTCGACCCGGAGGGGCTCGTCGCGCTGCCGGACGGCACGTTCTGGGTTTCCGACGAATACGGGCCGTTTCTGGTGCATTTCGACGCCAAGGGCGTCGAGCTCGAACGACTCGTCCCGGGACGAGGTCTGCCGAAAGAACTTTCGCTGCGCACGCCGAACCAGGGCATGGAGGGCCTGACCGTCACGCCGGACGGGGCCGCCCTTGTCGGTTTGATGCAAAGCGGCCTGAACACCCCGGGGCTGGCGGGGTCGGCCAGGGATGTGCCCGTAACCCGCATCGTCGCCGTGGATCTGAGGACCAAGGCGGTCAAGGAGTTCCTGCTCCCCCTGGAGAACCCGAAAAGCACGAAGGTCGCCGACTCGGAGATCACCGCGCTGAGCGCCACCACCTTCCTGGTCGATGAACGGGACGGCAACCCGGCGCCGAAGGCGGACAAGAAGCTGTGGACCGTGGACATCTCCGCCGCCACGGACATCGGCCCGGACTCGGAAGTCGACGGCGCGCAGTACGGCCGGGAGCGTGGCCTCCAGGTCGACGGCAAGCCGGTGGAGACGTTGGTCGGGACGGTCCCGACAGCCGAGGGCGTCGCAGCGCTGAGCAAGGCGGGCATCACCCCGGCCGTCAAGTCCGCGCACGTCGATCTCGGCGTGCTGGTCAGAACGCTGAATCCGGACGGAACGTTCTTCGGTCACGACAAGATCGAGGGCGTCGCCACCTCGGACGGCGGTAAGACCCTCTACATCGCCGACGACAGCGATTTCGGTCTGGCCGCGAGCACGGGCGAGCAGCCGCCGTTCGGGCTGAAGCCGAAGACGCTGCCCGGCGGCGTGCAGGACACCGGCGAGATCCTGTTCGTCGACACCGCGAAACTGCCCGCGCGCACCGAACGCCACACTGTTCGGCTGAAGGTCGGGTAG
- a CDS encoding DUF998 domain-containing protein, whose product MTGSPKVAERRVRLASAIIAAAIAIAGLCYSSWVLEFVLKISVDPVNSLLSELDAEGKPYRQVFAVADTIVGTVLMPAAVAGLLLFPRRGFTTAGWVALFCFGAATIADVLLPLHDCVPGDSTCGGPSELFPQLHQPHALSSTLAVTSIAVAAFAFSLAAFRYHRWRILREFGLVVLVVGSAATVWMLVADNLTGNYALGIAQRIQVGAMSLWLLTLAAAVLLEGRDWTDPS is encoded by the coding sequence GTGACTGGTAGCCCGAAAGTCGCCGAACGGCGCGTGCGACTGGCGTCGGCGATAATCGCGGCAGCGATCGCGATCGCGGGGCTCTGCTATTCGTCCTGGGTGCTGGAATTCGTGCTGAAGATCAGCGTCGACCCGGTCAACTCCCTTCTCAGCGAGCTCGACGCGGAAGGCAAACCGTACCGTCAGGTCTTCGCTGTCGCCGACACGATCGTGGGAACGGTGCTGATGCCCGCGGCGGTCGCGGGACTGCTGCTGTTCCCGCGCCGCGGGTTCACCACGGCCGGATGGGTGGCGCTGTTCTGCTTCGGCGCGGCGACCATCGCCGATGTGCTGCTGCCGCTGCACGACTGCGTTCCCGGCGACAGCACGTGCGGCGGGCCGAGCGAGCTGTTCCCCCAACTGCATCAGCCGCACGCGCTGTCGAGCACGCTGGCGGTGACCTCGATCGCGGTCGCCGCTTTCGCGTTCAGCCTGGCCGCGTTCCGCTACCACCGCTGGCGGATCCTGCGCGAATTCGGTCTGGTCGTGCTGGTGGTCGGGTCGGCGGCGACGGTGTGGATGCTGGTCGCGGACAATCTGACCGGGAACTACGCCCTCGGGATCGCTCAGCGCATCCAGGTGGGGGCGATGTCGCTGTGGCTGCTCACGTTGGCCGCCGCCGTGCTCCTGGAAGGGAGGGACTGGACCGACCCGAGCTGA
- a CDS encoding very short patch repair endonuclease translates to MSDRPRTDAATSARMARQRRTGTDPELALRRELHRRGMRYFVDRAPIRGQRRRADLVFPRRRVAVYVDGCFWHRCPQHATDPKNNAEWWATKLAGNVARDRATDTALIAAGWRVVRVWEHEDAVAAADRVQAALRPPC, encoded by the coding sequence ATGAGCGACCGACCACGCACGGACGCGGCCACCAGTGCGCGGATGGCACGCCAGCGGCGCACCGGGACCGATCCGGAACTCGCGCTGCGTCGCGAGCTGCACCGGCGGGGGATGCGCTATTTCGTCGATCGGGCGCCGATCCGCGGGCAGCGCCGACGCGCCGACCTGGTCTTTCCACGACGACGGGTCGCGGTCTACGTGGACGGCTGTTTCTGGCACCGCTGCCCGCAGCACGCGACCGATCCGAAGAACAATGCCGAGTGGTGGGCCACCAAACTAGCGGGCAATGTGGCCAGGGATCGCGCCACCGACACGGCGCTGATCGCGGCGGGCTGGCGTGTGGTCCGGGTATGGGAGCACGAGGATGCCGTCGCGGCTGCCGACCGCGTCCAGGCGGCGTTGCGGCCGCCGTGCTAG
- a CDS encoding DNA cytosine methyltransferase: MVGLFAGIGGLELGLGRHGWQTELLCEIEPGAQGVLAAHFPDVPLHSDITRLRAIPSGTELVAAGFPCQDLSQAGRTAGITGTRSGLVDEVFRLVRRKRGPRWLLIENVPFMLQLGRGAAMRHITGALEELGYTWAYRVVDARAFGLPQRRQRVLMLASRTEDPRPVLFGEDAGLRTVGDPERDPCGFYWTEGVRGLGWAVNAVPTLKGGSALGIASPPAVRLPSGEIVTPGIADAERLQGFDAGWTAAATEVPGIRNGHRWKLVGNAVSVRMAAWVGSRLATPLGPISGDQPLPTGTPWPVAAWGRGGVAHRVPVSTWPVHEPYEDLTHFLTDARLLSARATAGFLRRTGMGSLRFPPGFLADVESHLDRMGGWAA, from the coding sequence ATGGTCGGGCTGTTCGCCGGTATCGGTGGACTCGAGCTCGGCCTCGGCAGGCACGGCTGGCAGACCGAGTTGCTGTGCGAAATCGAGCCCGGCGCCCAGGGCGTGCTCGCGGCCCACTTCCCGGACGTGCCATTGCATTCCGACATCACCCGGCTGCGCGCGATCCCGTCGGGGACCGAACTGGTCGCGGCGGGGTTTCCGTGCCAGGACCTATCCCAGGCCGGGCGTACCGCGGGCATCACCGGCACCCGGTCCGGTCTGGTCGACGAAGTGTTCCGGCTGGTACGCCGCAAACGCGGGCCACGCTGGCTGCTGATCGAAAACGTCCCATTCATGCTGCAACTCGGCCGCGGTGCGGCGATGCGGCATATCACCGGCGCGCTGGAGGAGCTCGGCTACACCTGGGCCTACCGGGTGGTGGACGCGCGCGCGTTCGGCCTGCCGCAGCGCCGTCAGCGGGTGCTGATGCTGGCCTCCCGCACCGAGGACCCGCGTCCGGTGCTGTTCGGCGAGGACGCCGGTCTCCGAACGGTGGGCGACCCCGAGCGCGATCCGTGCGGCTTCTACTGGACCGAGGGGGTCCGCGGGCTCGGCTGGGCGGTGAACGCGGTGCCAACGCTGAAGGGCGGCTCGGCGCTCGGCATCGCCAGCCCGCCCGCGGTGCGACTGCCCTCCGGCGAGATCGTCACGCCGGGCATCGCCGACGCCGAACGCCTCCAGGGCTTCGACGCGGGCTGGACCGCGGCAGCGACCGAGGTTCCCGGCATCCGCAACGGCCATCGCTGGAAGCTGGTCGGTAATGCGGTGAGTGTACGGATGGCGGCCTGGGTGGGATCGCGGCTGGCCACGCCTCTGGGCCCGATTTCAGGCGATCAGCCGCTGCCGACCGGCACGCCGTGGCCGGTCGCCGCGTGGGGGCGCGGCGGTGTCGCGCACCGGGTGCCGGTGTCCACCTGGCCGGTGCATGAGCCGTACGAAGACCTGACCCACTTCCTCACCGACGCGCGGTTGCTCTCCGCCCGCGCGACGGCCGGATTCCTGCGCCGAACCGGCATGGGCAGCCTGCGTTTTCCGCCTGGTTTCCTCGCCGACGTGGAAAGTCACCTCGACCGGATGGGCGGCTGGGCGGCATGA
- a CDS encoding KasA/KasB family beta-ketoacyl-ACP synthase, whose product MRISSTRNGNFPTVVVTGLAATTSIAGDADSTWKGLLDGESGIDVLDDDFIDQFELPVRIGGHLKVKPSARLSTSEARRLAYVEQMATVLGRDVWRNAGSPEVDKDRLGVSIGTGLGGAEGIIDARDKLSNGGYRKVSPLTVQAVMPNGAAACVALELGARAGAATPVSACSSGSEAIANAWKMIVMGDADMVVTGGVEGSIQALAIAAFTMMRAMSTRNDAPKCASRPFDTDRDGFVFGEAGAMMVVETEEHAKARGATIHARLLGAGITSDGFHLVAPDPDGTGAARAMTRALQTAGLVKSDISHINAHATATPIGDTAEARAIAEAVGNHASVYAPKSALGHSIGAVGALESVITVLSVRDGIVPPTLNLDNQDPDIDLDIVRGRSRTGRIDYAVKNSFGFGGHNVALAFGRY is encoded by the coding sequence ATGCGGATTTCTTCCACCAGAAATGGGAACTTTCCTACGGTCGTGGTCACCGGACTCGCGGCGACCACGTCCATCGCGGGCGATGCGGACTCCACCTGGAAGGGCCTGCTCGACGGCGAGAGCGGCATCGACGTCCTGGACGACGACTTCATCGACCAGTTCGAGCTGCCGGTCCGGATCGGCGGTCATCTGAAGGTCAAGCCCTCGGCCCGCCTCTCCACCAGCGAGGCGCGCCGGCTTGCGTATGTCGAGCAGATGGCCACAGTGCTCGGTCGCGACGTCTGGCGCAACGCGGGCAGCCCTGAGGTGGACAAGGACCGCCTCGGGGTGTCCATCGGCACCGGACTCGGCGGCGCCGAGGGGATCATCGACGCGCGCGACAAGCTGAGCAACGGTGGCTACCGCAAGGTTTCGCCACTCACCGTCCAGGCCGTCATGCCCAACGGCGCCGCCGCGTGCGTCGCGCTGGAACTCGGCGCGCGGGCCGGTGCGGCGACGCCGGTCTCGGCCTGCTCATCGGGGTCGGAGGCGATCGCCAACGCGTGGAAGATGATCGTCATGGGTGACGCCGACATGGTGGTCACCGGCGGAGTCGAGGGCTCGATCCAGGCGCTCGCGATCGCGGCGTTCACCATGATGCGCGCCATGAGCACCCGCAACGACGCGCCGAAGTGCGCCTCCCGTCCGTTCGACACCGATCGTGACGGGTTCGTGTTCGGCGAGGCAGGCGCGATGATGGTGGTCGAGACCGAGGAACACGCCAAGGCGCGCGGCGCGACCATCCACGCGCGGCTGCTCGGAGCCGGCATCACCTCGGACGGCTTCCACCTGGTCGCACCCGACCCCGATGGCACCGGCGCGGCGCGCGCGATGACGCGGGCGCTGCAGACCGCAGGGCTGGTCAAGAGCGATATCTCGCACATCAACGCGCACGCGACGGCCACTCCGATCGGCGACACCGCCGAGGCGCGCGCGATCGCGGAGGCGGTCGGCAACCACGCGTCGGTCTACGCGCCCAAGTCGGCCCTCGGCCACTCGATCGGTGCCGTCGGCGCCCTAGAATCGGTGATCACCGTGCTCAGTGTGCGCGACGGCATCGTGCCGCCCACGCTGAACCTGGACAACCAGGATCCGGACATCGATCTGGATATCGTGCGTGGCCGATCCCGGACCGGGCGTATCGACTACGCCGTGAAGAACTCCTTCGGCTTCGGCGGGCACAACGTCGCACTCGCGTTCGGCCGCTATTGA
- the fadD32 gene encoding long-chain-fatty-acid--AMP ligase FadD32, giving the protein MIDETFDDYLDDQGNIEIRGDRTLIDFVDKHTAENGDDLAYRFIDYSRERDGEYYELTWRQFGVRLRAVAARLQQVTRPGDRVAILAPQGLDYVVSIFAAVYAGNIAVPLFDPEEQGHTDRLHAVLGDCRPAAILTVGSAAGGVRNLFRNLPAPQRPRIIAVEAVPDSVGALWVLPDINIDSVAYLQYTSGSTRTPAGVEITHRAVGTNLLQMIDAIGVTEHSRGVTWLPLFHDMGLLSVILPTIGGGFITIMSPSAFVRRPYRWIKELAAASDGAGTFAAAPNFAFEHAAARGKPKPDEELDLSNVIGLINGSEPVSVSSMKKFNEAFAPYGLPETAIKPCYGMAEATLFVSATKAEDKAKVVYVDRSALNAGRMVETSQDADNAIAQVSCGYVALTQWAVIVDPEQGTERRDGEVGEIWLHGDNMGIGYWGRPEESQATFRAQLAARLAAGSHAEGTEPDANWMRTGDYGAYLDGELYITGRVKDLVIVDGRNHYPQDLEFSAQESSTALRPGFVAAFSVPANELPVLVSDQDSHVGLTFDADDTSEQLVIVAERNIGAGKLEPRPVADTVRAAISQRHGVTVRDVLLVPAGSIPRTSSGKIARRACRAAYLEGTLRGGHQQQAFPDAQAEWDSGSVIVG; this is encoded by the coding sequence ATGATCGACGAAACCTTCGACGACTATCTGGACGATCAGGGCAATATCGAGATCCGCGGTGACAGGACCCTGATCGACTTCGTCGACAAGCACACGGCGGAGAACGGCGACGACCTCGCCTACCGCTTCATCGACTACTCCCGCGAACGCGACGGTGAGTACTACGAACTCACCTGGCGGCAGTTCGGTGTGCGGTTGCGAGCGGTGGCGGCCCGGCTGCAGCAGGTCACGCGGCCGGGCGACCGGGTGGCGATCCTGGCTCCGCAGGGGCTCGACTACGTCGTCTCGATATTCGCCGCGGTGTACGCAGGCAATATCGCGGTGCCGCTGTTCGATCCGGAGGAGCAGGGCCACACCGATCGGTTGCACGCGGTGCTCGGCGACTGCAGGCCTGCGGCGATTCTGACGGTGGGGTCCGCGGCGGGCGGGGTACGGAACCTCTTCCGGAATCTGCCTGCACCGCAGCGGCCGCGCATCATCGCGGTGGAAGCGGTCCCGGACAGTGTCGGCGCGCTCTGGGTGCTACCCGACATCAACATCGACAGTGTCGCCTACCTGCAGTACACCTCGGGCTCCACTCGGACACCCGCTGGGGTGGAGATCACCCACCGTGCGGTCGGCACGAACCTGCTGCAGATGATCGACGCCATCGGCGTCACCGAGCATTCGCGCGGTGTCACCTGGCTGCCGCTGTTCCACGACATGGGTCTGCTGTCTGTGATCCTGCCGACCATCGGCGGCGGATTCATCACGATCATGTCGCCGAGCGCGTTCGTGCGCCGGCCGTACCGCTGGATCAAGGAGTTGGCCGCGGCCTCCGACGGCGCGGGAACCTTTGCCGCCGCACCGAATTTCGCGTTCGAGCACGCCGCGGCGCGGGGCAAGCCGAAGCCGGACGAGGAGTTGGATCTGTCGAACGTGATCGGGTTGATCAACGGCAGCGAGCCGGTCTCGGTGTCATCGATGAAGAAGTTCAACGAGGCGTTCGCGCCGTACGGGTTGCCCGAGACGGCGATCAAGCCCTGCTACGGCATGGCGGAGGCGACGCTGTTCGTGTCGGCGACCAAGGCCGAGGACAAGGCGAAGGTCGTGTACGTGGATCGCTCCGCGTTGAACGCCGGGCGCATGGTCGAGACCTCGCAGGACGCGGACAATGCGATCGCCCAAGTGTCATGCGGCTACGTCGCGCTGACCCAGTGGGCGGTGATCGTCGACCCGGAGCAAGGCACCGAGCGGCGCGACGGCGAGGTCGGCGAGATCTGGCTGCACGGCGATAACATGGGCATCGGGTACTGGGGCCGCCCTGAGGAGAGCCAGGCCACTTTCCGCGCCCAGCTGGCCGCGCGGCTGGCAGCGGGCAGCCATGCCGAAGGCACCGAGCCGGACGCCAACTGGATGCGCACCGGCGATTACGGCGCGTACCTGGACGGCGAGCTGTACATCACCGGCCGGGTCAAGGACCTGGTGATCGTGGACGGACGCAATCACTACCCACAGGACCTGGAGTTCTCCGCCCAGGAATCGAGCACGGCGCTACGTCCTGGCTTCGTCGCGGCGTTCTCGGTGCCCGCCAACGAGCTGCCCGTGCTGGTTTCCGATCAAGACAGTCACGTCGGCTTGACGTTCGACGCCGACGATACCTCCGAGCAGCTGGTGATCGTCGCGGAGCGCAACATCGGCGCGGGGAAGCTGGAACCCCGGCCGGTCGCCGACACCGTGCGTGCCGCCATTTCCCAGCGTCACGGCGTCACGGTGCGCGACGTGCTACTCGTGCCCGCCGGCTCGATCCCACGCACCTCCAGCGGCAAGATCGCCCGCCGCGCCTGTCGTGCGGCGTACCTGGAGGGCACGCTGCGCGGCGGCCACCAGCAGCAGGCGTTCCCGGACGCGCAGGCGGAGTGGGACTCGGGGAGCGTGATCGTCGGCTAG